A genomic region of Papaver somniferum cultivar HN1 chromosome 7, ASM357369v1, whole genome shotgun sequence contains the following coding sequences:
- the LOC113297400 gene encoding uncharacterized protein LOC113297400, with protein MSLHLFSRCGSASAPRHLSSSSLPPLLNSNGNPFTKSIIHSTPNFSFFSRIMREEKASFLSVSRNNLKSYHGLPGVNSFDGNSSFSSSSSGGAESNGKELESVNEDDDEEEEEEEDIDEEEEILPDRWEVVGLGQAMVDFSGMVDNEFLEKLEIEKGTRKLINHEERGRVLQAMDGCSYKAAAGGSLSNTLVALARLGGRSIGGPGLNVAMTGSIGSDPLGGFYRTKLRRANVRFLSEPIKDGTTGTVIVLTTSDAQRTMLAYPGTSSTVNYDKCLASVIPKTSILVVEGYLFELPHTIQTITKACQEAHRNGALVAVTASDVSCIERHYDEFWEIIGNHADIIFANSDEARELCHFSSTESPIAATKYLSHFIPLVSVTDGPKGSYIGVKGEAVYVPPSACVPVDTCGAGDAYASGFLYGILRGASDLKGMGMLAAKVASVVVGQQGTRLRVQDAVQLAESFPFHLKGSNICSSDIESDQISSL; from the exons ATGTCTCTCCATCTTTTCTCTCGTTGTGGTTCTGCTTCAGCTCCTCGGCACCTCTCTTCTTCTTCGCTCCCCCCTCTTTTAAATTCTAATGGAAATCCTTTTACAAAATCAATTATCCATTCGACACCCAATTTTAGTTTCTTTTCAAGGATTATGAGAGAAGAGAAGGCTTCATTTCTGAGTGTTTCCAGGAATAATTTGAAGAGTTATCATGGGCTTCCAGGGGTTAATAGTTTTGATGGAAACTCATCATTCTCTTCAAGTAGTAGTGGAGGCGCAGAATCAAATGGAAAAGAACTTGAAAgtgtgaatgaagatgatgatgaagaagaagaagaagaagaagatattgacGAGGAAGAAGAAATTTTACCAGATAGATGGGAAGTAGTGGGCCTTGGACAAGCTATG GTAGATTTCTCCGGCATGGTGGATAATGAATTTTTGGAGAAACTGGAAATAGAAAAAGGGACAAGAAAACTCATTAACCACGAAGAGAGGGGTCGAGTGTTGCAAGCAATGGATGGTTGCAGCTACAAGGCTGCTGCTGGTGGGTCTCTTTCCAACACTCTTGTCGCCTTAGCTAGACTCGGTGGTCGGTCCATTGGAGGTCCTGGCTTGAATGTTGCCATGACAGGGAGCATAGGAAGCGATCCTCTTGGTGGATTTTATAG GACAAAATTGCGACGAGCAAATGTGAGATTTCTGTCTGAACCAATTAAAGATGGGACTACCGGAACAGTTATAGTCCTCACTACCTCAGATGCTCAGCGTACTATGCTCGCTTATCCG GGTACGTCTTCAACGGTGAACTATGACAAATGTTTGGCTAGCGTGATCCCTAAAACAAGTATACTTGTTGTGGAAGGATATTTGTTTGAACTTCCTCATACAATCCAAACTATAACAAAAGCATGCCAGGAGGCACACAGGAATGGTGCACTTGTTGCTGTTACGGCATCAGATGTTTCTTGCATCGAGAGGCACTACGATGAATTCTG GGAAATAATTGGGAACCACGCAGACATAATTTTCGCAAACAGTGACGAAGCAAGAGAATTATGTCATTTCTCATCAACAGAGAGTCCTATAGCAGCAACCAAGTACCTTAGTCATTTTATTCCTCTAGTTTCTGTCACCGATGGTCCTAAAGGTTCATACATCGGCGTAAAAGGTGAAGCTGTGTACGTACCTCCTTCAGCGTGTGTCCCAGTAGATACTTGTGGTGCTGGGGATGCATATGCATCAGGTTTCTTATACGGTATTCTTAGAGGTGCGTCTGATTTGAAAGGCATGGGTATGTTAGCAGCTAAGGTTGCATCTGTAGTTGTTGGTCAGCAAGGAACTCGTCTTAGGGTTCAAGATGCAGTTCAGTTGGCAGAGTCATTTCCATTTCATCTCAAGGGTTCCAATATTTGTTCTTCTGATATCGAATCAGATCAAATTTCTAGTTtgtaa
- the LOC113294669 gene encoding uncharacterized protein KIAA1211 homolog — MIGQMTKDDLDKVHKRVNDLLYDIEVQPLWEEMHAATDEIKAEEKPVQKPVQILQKKRHLDLFIDEEQEEKFWEVQSKKMRLAEMAIMKKENDNDRFGTNDALLAQKTDSETNDADENEEEEWFDEEQDGSGEEERGLMMRKREQEIPNKRMQEEQNRRQEEFDRQRIANEEEYQFWIRKYEARCARKRRERQEMIERLERYRIKTRSTTESESDEEGGEEVEFDEDDSSSVSTDPEIEARERRRHERDDAEMYLLYLAEKAQPRIFARTMSEPLNVDSDGEEIPGMDVNGNPIAAEVQEEENEGSEDDEDGGYGPAASTSTNSGVDFSCEEEGFNTDDDQW; from the exons atgattgggcagatgacCAAGGATGATCTGGACAAAGTAcacaagagagtaaatgacttgttatatgatattgaagtccaGCCTCTTTGGGAAGAGATGCATGCTGCAACGGATGAAATCAAAGCAGAAGAGAAACCAGTTCAAAAACCGGTACAGATTTTGCAAAAGAAGCGTCATCTTGATCTTTTCATAGATGAAGAACAGGAGGAGAAGTTCTGGGAAGTGCAGAGTAAAAAGATGAGGTTGGCTGAAATGGCaataatgaagaaagaaaatgaca ATGATAGATTTGGGACTAACGATGCATTGTTGGCCCAAAAGACCGATTCTGAAACGAACGATGCAGATGAAAACGAGGAGGAAGAGTGGTTTGATGAGGAGCAAGACGGGTCTGGTGAGGAAGAGAGGGgtctgatgatgaggaagaggg AACAAGAAATTCCAAATAAGAGGATGCAAGAAGAACAAAATAGGAGACAGGAAGAATTTGATAGGCAAAGGATTGCGAACGAAGAAGAGTACCAGTTTTGGatcagaaaatatgaagcaaggtgTGCAAGGAAGAGGAGAGAAAGGCAAGAAATGATAGAGAGACTTGAACGTTATAGGATTAAGACAAGAAGTACCACAGAAAGTGAAAGTGATGAGGAAGGTGGAGAAGAAGTAGAATTTGATGAGGATGATAGCAGCAGTGTATCTACTGATCCAGAAATAGAGGCTCGAGAGAGAAGAAGACATGAGAGAGATGATGCAGAAATGTATCTACTCTATTTGGCAGAGAAAGCTCAACCCAGAATATTTGCTCGTACCATGTCTGAACCCCTGAATGTGGATTCAGACGGTGAGGAGATACCAGGGATGGATGTAAATGGCAATCCTATTGCAGCAGAGGTtcaggaagaagaaaatgagggatcagaagatgatgaggatggaGGTTATGGTCCTGCAGCTTCTACCAGCACTAATAGCGGCGTAGACTTCTCCTGTGAAGAAGAGGGCTTTAACACCGACGATGACCAGTGGTGA